Proteins encoded together in one Pseudomonas arsenicoxydans window:
- a CDS encoding pilin: MNTQKGFTLIELLIVVAIIGILATFALPQYSKYQARAKVTAGIAEISALKVPFEDVINGGAANPDITSVNGGIAATQNCTLTAAGTVADGKGTITCKLLNAPAPVLGQTITLTRSAAGAWTCGFTGSKDYTTTGCPGV, from the coding sequence ATGAATACTCAAAAAGGTTTTACCCTGATCGAGCTGCTGATCGTGGTGGCGATCATCGGGATTCTGGCGACGTTTGCGTTGCCGCAGTATTCCAAATACCAGGCTAGGGCCAAGGTAACAGCAGGTATCGCGGAAATCTCGGCATTGAAGGTACCTTTCGAGGATGTGATTAACGGTGGTGCCGCAAATCCCGACATTACCAGTGTTAACGGTGGCATTGCGGCAACTCAAAACTGCACGCTGACCGCAGCGGGTACGGTGGCCGATGGCAAAGGCACGATTACGTGCAAGTTGCTCAACGCGCCTGCGCCAGTGTTAGGCCAGACCATCACACTGACCCGATCCGCGGCAGGTGCATGGACATGCGGGTTCACAGGTTCGAAAGATTACACAACGACCGGTTGCCCGGGTGTCTGA
- the pilB gene encoding type IV-A pilus assembly ATPase PilB — MNDIALSGLAKQLVLAELLTEQSAQQAYQQAQRSKISLVNYLVQNKLVKSQQVAEIACEHFGMALLDLNCLDKETQPRGLVSEKLVRQHHVLPLWRRGNKLFVGVSDPTNQQAINDIQFSTGLTTEAILVEDDKLVDAIEKFFDNHSTGLEDMADVDLDGVDIESAEDNRRDSIAGQDADDAPVVRFVHKMLLDAIKSGSSDLHFEPYEKSYRVRMRTDGMLREVAKPPIQLASRIAARLKVMASLDISERRKPQDGRIKMRLSKTKSIDFRVNTLPTLWGEKVVIRILDPSSAQMGIDALGYEPEQKDLYMAALKQPQGMILVTGPTGSGKTVSLYTGLNILNTVDINISTAEDPVEINMEGINQVNVNPKQGLDFAQALRSFLRQDPDVIMVGEIRDLETAEIAIKAAQTGHMVLSTLHTNSAAETLTRLHNMGIQGFNIATSVTLIIAQRLARKLCSHCKKPIEIPREALLKEGFPEERIGSFTIYEPVGCDQCNGGYKGRVGIYEVVKNTPDLQRLIMAEGNSLEIDIQMRKDGFNDLRTSGLIKAMQGVTSLEEINRVTKD, encoded by the coding sequence ATGAATGACATCGCCCTTAGCGGTCTGGCCAAGCAATTGGTCCTGGCCGAGCTGCTCACTGAACAAAGCGCGCAACAGGCGTATCAGCAAGCTCAACGCAGCAAAATCTCACTGGTCAATTACCTGGTGCAGAACAAACTGGTGAAGAGCCAGCAGGTGGCCGAAATCGCCTGCGAGCACTTCGGCATGGCGCTGCTCGACCTCAACTGCCTGGACAAGGAAACCCAACCCAGAGGACTGGTAAGCGAAAAGCTGGTTCGTCAGCATCACGTCCTGCCCCTCTGGCGGCGCGGCAACAAACTGTTCGTCGGCGTTTCCGATCCGACCAATCAACAAGCCATCAATGACATTCAGTTCAGCACCGGGTTAACCACCGAAGCCATTCTGGTGGAGGACGACAAGCTCGTCGACGCCATCGAAAAATTCTTCGACAACCATTCCACCGGCCTCGAGGACATGGCGGATGTTGACCTTGACGGCGTGGACATCGAGTCAGCCGAAGACAACAGAAGGGACTCCATCGCAGGTCAGGATGCCGATGACGCTCCGGTGGTGCGCTTCGTTCACAAGATGCTGCTCGACGCGATCAAAAGCGGCTCTTCCGATTTGCATTTCGAGCCCTACGAAAAATCCTACCGGGTGCGGATGCGCACCGACGGCATGCTGCGCGAAGTCGCCAAGCCGCCGATTCAACTGGCCAGTCGAATTGCGGCGCGGTTGAAAGTCATGGCCAGCCTCGACATCTCCGAGCGGCGCAAACCCCAGGACGGGCGGATCAAGATGCGCTTGTCCAAGACCAAGTCCATCGACTTCCGCGTCAATACTCTGCCGACCCTGTGGGGCGAGAAGGTGGTAATCCGGATCCTCGACCCGTCCAGCGCGCAAATGGGCATCGACGCCCTCGGCTATGAACCCGAGCAGAAAGATCTGTACATGGCCGCGCTGAAGCAGCCACAGGGGATGATCCTGGTCACGGGTCCCACCGGCTCGGGCAAAACGGTATCGCTCTACACCGGCCTGAATATCCTCAACACCGTGGACATCAACATTTCCACCGCCGAAGACCCGGTCGAGATCAACATGGAGGGCATCAACCAGGTCAACGTCAATCCCAAGCAGGGACTGGATTTCGCCCAGGCCCTGCGTTCGTTTCTGCGTCAGGACCCGGACGTCATCATGGTCGGCGAGATCCGCGACCTCGAAACCGCTGAAATTGCCATCAAGGCTGCTCAGACCGGGCACATGGTGCTTTCCACCCTGCACACCAACAGCGCCGCCGAAACCCTGACCCGCTTGCACAACATGGGTATTCAGGGTTTCAACATCGCCACTTCGGTGACCCTGATCATTGCCCAGCGGCTGGCACGCAAACTGTGCAGCCATTGCAAGAAACCCATCGAGATTCCCCGTGAGGCGCTGCTCAAGGAAGGTTTCCCCGAGGAACGCATCGGCTCGTTCACGATCTATGAACCGGTCGGTTGCGACCAGTGCAACGGCGGCTACAAAGGCCGGGTGGGGATTTACGAAGTGGTGAAGAACACCCCGGACCTGCAACGCCTGATCATGGCCGAAGGCAACTCGCTGGAAATCGATATCCAGATGCGCAAGGACGGTTTCAACGACCTGCGCACTTCCGGCCTGATCAAGGCCATGCAAGGCGTCACCAGTCTTGAAGAAATCAATCGGGTCACCAAGGACTGA
- a CDS encoding DUF2845 domain-containing protein, giving the protein MIRRVLMGLSVTLTLATSQAWATDTLRCGSQLVSVGDRSSEVLQKCGEPIARDLLGYKRSANRREEFQVEEWTYGPNSGMYQYLRFEGNRLKQITSKRGN; this is encoded by the coding sequence ATGATCAGACGAGTGCTGATGGGCCTGAGCGTGACCTTGACACTGGCGACCAGCCAGGCTTGGGCGACCGATACATTGCGCTGTGGCAGTCAATTGGTCAGCGTGGGGGACAGGTCCAGCGAAGTGCTGCAAAAGTGCGGTGAGCCCATTGCCCGCGACTTGCTGGGCTACAAGCGCAGCGCCAATCGACGGGAAGAGTTTCAAGTCGAGGAATGGACTTACGGACCCAACAGCGGGATGTATCAATACCTGCGGTTTGAAGGCAATCGGCTGAAACAGATCACCAGCAAACGCGGAAACTGA
- a CDS encoding DUF748 domain-containing protein: MPYSNALRFRQTKPHMPKGLIRAIGALLTALALYSLLGFLILPGIALRIANQQLANYATMPATISRIELNPFSLEVTLWGLVIGEPGKEQVGFERLYANLQIDSLWTKALHLSDIEIDKPKTEILFGKDGKLNLLGLFKIPASEPTPVDPNAKPFPLRIERIKLAGGNVHFQDSRPSEPIEFLYDKLDFELKNLSTLPEDSANMTLVANGPGGGQLDWTGNFSLIPITSEGKLKITDGKMKSFWPYVRDALPLVLENGVLNLSTDYKLNLSKETQLLLSNVTVSVAPFAIKAPDGRPLARLERLDISDTTVDLAKQQVVVGKIRSNKLETWAALEADGQLDWQKLFASQPSKAAVKANTEPKKTPAAADSPKAEPAAPGKPWQVLLKDVQLRNYQVHLADRKAQPAVALDVGPLNLDLQNFDSLNGSPFNLKLDTGVGKQGKLTADGLVNLAPVSAKLKVQTKDIDLRIAQSYITPFIRLELRSGMLGSDLAVDLKSTEPLAFNVTGRAQVDQLHTLDTLKTRDFLKWQQLVLEGLNYQHGDSLSIDKVNLFQPYARFMINDDRTTNIDDLLIPQPADSGAAKTAAAKPVSKDKPLGIHIGGVAINDGSANFADFSLTPNFATAVQQLNGQIGTIDSRQAKPASVDIKGKVDRYAPVTIKGSVNPFDPMASLDIATSFKRVELTTLTPYSGKFAGYRIRKGRLNLDLHYMITKGQLKAENKVVVEQLQLGEKVDSPDAVSLPLKLAIALLKDVDGKISIELPVTGDLNNPQFSIMPIVWQTLRNLIVKAAAAPFKMIGGLVSGGGSEDLGSVSFAPGSSDLSKEAEAALVKLSQALKERPALRLEIEGTAAASSDGPLIAEQRLEREYQYNYYKMLQRRGDKVPAQASLVEVPDSEKGPLLEGIYRIRLKTQPPAEWKDLGKEERTAKMRAEVIKFWSNSDVLLRQLGQERASSIKDFLVDKTQMADDRVYFVDANLGEAQSDGRVVTPMHLDAE, from the coding sequence ACAGGTCGGCTTCGAGCGCCTGTACGCCAATTTGCAGATCGACAGCCTGTGGACCAAGGCACTGCACCTGTCCGATATCGAAATAGACAAGCCCAAGACCGAAATCCTCTTTGGCAAGGACGGCAAACTCAATCTGCTGGGCCTGTTCAAAATACCCGCCAGCGAACCGACCCCGGTCGACCCGAACGCCAAGCCGTTTCCGCTGCGCATCGAGCGCATCAAACTGGCTGGCGGCAATGTGCATTTTCAGGATTCACGCCCCAGTGAACCCATTGAGTTTCTTTACGACAAGCTCGACTTCGAACTGAAGAATCTCAGCACCCTGCCCGAAGACAGTGCCAACATGACGCTGGTGGCCAATGGTCCGGGAGGTGGACAGCTCGACTGGACCGGCAATTTCAGCCTGATCCCGATTACCTCCGAAGGTAAGCTGAAAATCACCGACGGCAAGATGAAATCCTTTTGGCCCTATGTCCGTGATGCTTTGCCGCTGGTACTGGAAAACGGCGTCCTCAACCTGAGTACCGACTACAAGCTCAACCTGTCCAAAGAAACCCAACTGCTGCTGAGCAACGTTACCGTCAGCGTTGCGCCCTTCGCCATCAAGGCCCCGGACGGTCGGCCGTTGGCGAGACTGGAGCGCCTGGACATCAGCGACACCACCGTCGACCTGGCCAAGCAACAAGTGGTGGTAGGCAAGATCCGCAGCAATAAACTGGAAACCTGGGCCGCCCTCGAAGCCGATGGCCAACTTGACTGGCAAAAACTGTTCGCCAGCCAACCGTCCAAAGCGGCGGTAAAAGCTAACACCGAGCCGAAGAAAACGCCGGCGGCCGCCGATTCGCCGAAAGCCGAACCCGCCGCGCCAGGCAAACCGTGGCAAGTGCTGCTCAAAGACGTGCAACTGCGCAATTACCAGGTGCATCTGGCCGACCGCAAGGCGCAACCTGCCGTGGCATTGGACGTCGGTCCGCTGAACCTGGACCTGCAAAACTTCGACAGCCTTAACGGCTCGCCTTTCAACCTCAAGCTCGACACCGGCGTGGGCAAGCAAGGCAAACTCACGGCCGACGGCTTGGTCAATCTGGCGCCGGTCAGCGCCAAGCTGAAGGTGCAGACCAAAGACATCGATCTGCGGATCGCGCAGTCCTACATCACCCCATTCATCCGCCTCGAACTGCGCAGCGGCATGCTCGGCAGTGACCTGGCTGTCGACCTCAAGAGCACCGAGCCGCTGGCATTCAACGTCACCGGTCGCGCTCAGGTCGATCAACTGCATACCCTCGACACCCTGAAAACCCGCGACTTCCTCAAGTGGCAGCAATTGGTGCTCGAAGGCCTGAATTATCAGCACGGTGACAGCCTGTCGATCGACAAGGTCAACCTGTTCCAGCCGTATGCGCGCTTCATGATCAACGATGACCGCACCACCAACATCGACGACCTGCTGATCCCGCAACCGGCCGATTCAGGTGCTGCCAAGACAGCAGCAGCCAAACCCGTTAGCAAAGATAAACCTCTGGGCATCCACATCGGCGGCGTGGCCATCAATGACGGTTCGGCGAACTTCGCCGACTTCAGCCTGACCCCCAACTTCGCCACTGCCGTGCAACAACTCAACGGGCAGATCGGCACCATCGACAGCCGTCAGGCCAAACCGGCCAGCGTTGATATCAAAGGCAAGGTCGACCGCTATGCACCTGTGACCATCAAGGGCTCGGTCAACCCGTTCGACCCAATGGCCAGCCTCGACATCGCCACCAGTTTCAAACGCGTGGAACTGACCACGTTGACGCCCTACTCCGGCAAGTTCGCCGGTTACCGCATCCGCAAGGGCCGGCTCAATCTCGACCTGCATTACATGATCACCAAAGGCCAGCTCAAGGCTGAAAACAAAGTGGTGGTCGAGCAGCTGCAACTGGGTGAAAAAGTCGACAGTCCGGACGCCGTCAGCTTGCCGTTGAAACTGGCGATTGCCTTGCTCAAGGACGTCGACGGCAAGATTTCCATCGAGCTGCCGGTGACCGGCGACCTGAACAACCCACAGTTCAGCATCATGCCGATTGTCTGGCAGACCTTGCGCAACCTGATCGTCAAGGCTGCCGCTGCGCCGTTCAAAATGATTGGCGGGCTGGTCAGTGGCGGCGGTTCCGAAGATCTGGGCAGCGTGTCGTTCGCACCAGGTTCGAGCGACTTGAGCAAGGAGGCCGAAGCGGCACTGGTCAAACTGTCGCAAGCCTTGAAGGAACGCCCGGCCCTGCGTCTGGAAATTGAAGGCACTGCCGCCGCCAGCAGCGACGGTCCGCTGATTGCCGAGCAACGGCTTGAGCGCGAATACCAATACAACTACTACAAAATGCTCCAGCGTCGCGGGGACAAGGTTCCGGCCCAGGCGTCGTTGGTCGAAGTGCCGGACAGCGAGAAAGGCCCGTTGCTGGAAGGGATCTACCGCATACGCCTGAAGACCCAGCCACCCGCCGAATGGAAGGACCTGGGCAAGGAAGAACGCACCGCCAAAATGCGCGCCGAGGTGATCAAGTTCTGGAGTAACAGCGATGTGCTGCTGCGACAACTCGGTCAGGAACGTGCCAGCAGCATCAAGGATTTCCTGGTGGACAAGACCCAGATGGCCGATGACCGTGTCTACTTCGTCGACGCCAACCTTGGCGAGGCGCAAAGTGATGGTCGTGTAGTGACGCCGATGCATCTGGACGCCGAATGA
- a CDS encoding BON domain-containing protein, translating to MKKFAIAAAAATALTLTMANAAFAQTTTTQAPMTLAAGEVTKAKEATSDTWITTKVKSDLVTEKGIPGTDIKVETNKGVVSLSSTVAVTDAQKATAVAITKKIKGVKAVSADGLKAE from the coding sequence ATGAAGAAGTTCGCTATCGCTGCCGCTGCTGCTACCGCGCTGACCCTGACCATGGCCAACGCAGCATTTGCACAAACCACTACCACCCAAGCCCCGATGACTCTGGCGGCGGGTGAAGTGACCAAGGCCAAGGAAGCTACTTCCGATACCTGGATCACCACCAAAGTCAAAAGCGACCTGGTAACCGAAAAAGGCATTCCTGGCACCGACATCAAAGTTGAAACCAACAAAGGTGTTGTATCGCTGTCGTCCACCGTTGCAGTGACTGACGCTCAGAAAGCTACCGCTGTAGCGATCACCAAGAAAATCAAAGGCGTCAAAGCGGTCTCCGCTGACGGCCTGAAAGCCGAGTAA